One part of the Acidobacteriota bacterium genome encodes these proteins:
- a CDS encoding aspartate ammonia-lyase has protein sequence MPSSRIEHDLLGEKAVPTDAYYGIQTQRAIENFHITGVPISQYPELIRALAMVKLAAARANHECGRLSASVLEGIEGACREIIDGALHDQFPVDVIQGGAGTSTNMNANEVIANRALELMGHAKGEYAHCDPHDHVNCSQSTNDVYPSALHVAIALGNTRLVCELRALVAALRTKGEEFAGVLKMGRTQLQDAVPMTLGQEFDAWAESLDNEIDALSECEETLLEVNMGGTAIGTGLNAPEGYAERCVEHLVEITGKAIRLAPDLVEATQDTQPFVLYSACQKSVAIKLSKICNDLRLLSSGPRAGINEINLPRLQPGSSIMPGKVNPVIPEVVNQVCFRAIGNDLAVTLAAEAGQLELNVMEPVIADCILESQTMFMNAASTLRVHCVDGITANTDVCREYIERSIGVVTALNPVLGYDATTELAKEALETGRGIVELVREKGLLTEEEMTAVLDPEKMTGPRKRAR, from the coding sequence ATGCCCTCATCCCGAATCGAACATGATCTGCTCGGTGAGAAGGCCGTGCCGACCGACGCCTACTACGGCATTCAGACGCAGCGGGCGATCGAAAACTTTCACATCACGGGGGTTCCGATCAGTCAGTACCCGGAACTCATTCGGGCCCTCGCCATGGTCAAGCTCGCGGCGGCGCGCGCCAACCACGAATGCGGCAGACTATCCGCCAGCGTTCTCGAGGGCATCGAAGGCGCGTGCCGCGAGATCATCGATGGTGCGCTCCACGACCAGTTTCCGGTCGACGTGATTCAGGGCGGAGCCGGCACCTCGACCAACATGAACGCCAACGAGGTCATCGCCAACCGTGCACTCGAGCTGATGGGTCATGCCAAGGGCGAGTACGCACACTGCGATCCACACGACCACGTCAACTGCTCGCAGTCCACCAATGACGTCTATCCGAGCGCTCTGCACGTCGCCATCGCGCTCGGCAACACGCGTCTCGTCTGCGAACTTCGAGCACTGGTGGCGGCCCTTCGAACGAAGGGGGAGGAGTTTGCGGGTGTGCTCAAAATGGGTCGAACCCAGCTTCAAGACGCCGTCCCGATGACACTCGGCCAGGAGTTCGATGCCTGGGCGGAGAGCCTCGACAACGAGATCGACGCACTTTCCGAGTGCGAGGAGACGCTGCTCGAGGTCAACATGGGCGGCACTGCCATCGGCACCGGACTCAACGCACCAGAAGGCTACGCGGAGCGCTGTGTCGAACATCTCGTCGAGATCACCGGCAAGGCGATCCGGCTCGCGCCGGACCTGGTGGAGGCTACGCAGGACACACAGCCGTTCGTGCTCTACTCGGCCTGCCAGAAGAGCGTTGCCATCAAGCTGTCAAAGATCTGCAACGATCTCCGCTTGCTGTCCTCCGGCCCGAGGGCCGGGATCAACGAGATCAATCTCCCTCGCCTGCAGCCCGGGTCGTCGATCATGCCTGGCAAGGTCAACCCGGTGATTCCCGAGGTCGTCAACCAGGTGTGCTTCCGTGCGATCGGCAATGACCTGGCGGTGACCCTGGCTGCGGAAGCTGGCCAGCTCGAGCTCAACGTCATGGAGCCGGTGATTGCGGACTGCATTCTCGAGTCGCAGACAATGTTCATGAATGCTGCATCGACCCTGCGGGTTCATTGCGTCGACGGCATCACTGCGAACACCGATGTGTGCCGCGAGTACATAGAGCGCAGCATCGGCGTCGTGACCGCCCTCAACCCGGTGCTCGGCTACGATGCCACGACCGAGCTCGCCAAGGAGGCCCTCGAAACCGGACGTGGGATCGTCGAACTGGTGCGCGAGAAGGGTCTTCTGACGGAGGAGGAAATGACAGCAGTCCTCGACCCCGAGAAGATGACCGGCCCGAGGAAGCGAGCGCGTTAG
- a CDS encoding radical SAM protein codes for MNGVTKSWRAGYVRLLKNGELEQRAQKLGAMLTDCEVCPRSCRVDRRRDVGECATGSDAVIASWNPHHGEEPVISCRRGSGTVFLANCNLRCVFCQNHDISQQPRSFAGQSIADEELASIFLELQDRGCHNINWVSPSHQVPQLVRALQVAATRGLSIPIVYNTNGYDSVETLRLLDGIVDIYMPDLKYADPETGRRLSTVGDYPTHARRALVEMFRQIGSEWELGPEGELRRGLLVRMLVLPGDLAGIEENLAWIASTLSPEVAISLLAQYRPAHRALRSPDLGDIARGINREEWRSAVTALEKNMSGDRHHVQGVWL; via the coding sequence ATGAACGGCGTGACGAAATCCTGGCGCGCGGGCTATGTGCGGCTCCTGAAGAATGGTGAGCTCGAGCAACGGGCACAAAAGCTTGGTGCCATGCTGACCGACTGTGAAGTATGCCCTCGCTCGTGCAGGGTGGATCGGCGCCGCGATGTCGGCGAGTGCGCCACCGGCTCCGACGCCGTCATCGCGTCCTGGAACCCGCACCACGGAGAAGAACCTGTCATTTCCTGCAGACGCGGTTCGGGGACCGTCTTCCTCGCCAACTGCAACCTTCGCTGTGTCTTTTGCCAGAACCACGACATCTCCCAGCAGCCACGTTCGTTTGCAGGGCAGTCCATCGCCGACGAGGAGCTCGCCTCCATCTTCCTCGAACTCCAGGATCGCGGCTGCCACAACATCAACTGGGTCTCCCCATCGCATCAGGTTCCGCAGCTCGTACGGGCCCTACAGGTGGCCGCGACCCGCGGCCTCTCGATTCCGATCGTCTACAACACGAACGGGTATGATTCGGTCGAGACTCTGCGGCTGCTCGACGGCATCGTCGACATCTACATGCCGGACCTCAAGTACGCGGATCCCGAAACGGGGCGGCGGCTGTCAACCGTCGGGGACTATCCAACTCATGCGCGCAGGGCGCTGGTCGAGATGTTCCGCCAGATAGGTAGCGAATGGGAGCTCGGCCCCGAGGGTGAGCTGAGGCGTGGTCTGTTGGTGAGGATGTTGGTCCTCCCGGGCGACCTCGCCGGCATCGAGGAAAATCTCGCATGGATCGCCTCTACGCTGTCGCCCGAAGTCGCAATCTCCCTCCTTGCACAGTACCGGCCAGCCCACCGAGCACTGCGCTCGCCGGACCTCGGCGACATCGCCCGCGGAATCAACCGCGAGGAATGGCGGAGTGCGGTCACGGCGCTCGAAAAGAACATGAGTGGCGATCGGCATCATGTGCAAGGAGTGTGGCTTTGA
- a CDS encoding protein kinase, with protein MERFGKYILVDKISSGGMADVYRAKVLGIRGFTKTVAIKRIHPHLLERKRFLRMFTDEAKIASRLVHPNIVQIYDLGEADGTPYIAMEYVPGRDLFRVLQRLGSLDRRCPWRLATKIVKEVCTGLQFAHDFRSPDGQPQEIVHRDVSPRNIIITYNGEIKLTDFGVARARDREEHTEHGVIKGKVRYLSPEAAYAKEVDRRSDLFSLGIVFGEMLLMAPLRTGDNEMAMLLDIRKGEFDRKRFNTIPKPLRSVLERALEVERDDRFPTAVDFAETLEAKSDENSAPMSEAEVATFMHSLFADDIEQEKLRDDEVEKELRRVPGDDDILQRAAASGTPRAPSGSLKNPLNIFAARGAGPVAVPAVDAVDKRPPQATKEGLLHESSLCRVLHQIADGSVTGILDFHRDPIKKSIQFENGNPVFADSNIESELFGEHLVAQGVLSRGQHGETLDFAARKGLRFTEALLALNACTPNVLFQQLGGQVRNRILDLFSWITGSFELYEDAPITQSGLPLNLRTHTLIHEGVQERLPLVVVRRFMEGRTPQTVLRVPGSIPADLQLSGRQQRILRTIEAEETTVEELVRQEKDEEWLLRLLFMLHEIQRIVFRD; from the coding sequence AGGATGTTCACGGACGAGGCGAAGATCGCATCTCGCCTCGTCCACCCGAACATCGTTCAGATCTACGACCTCGGCGAGGCCGACGGGACGCCCTATATCGCGATGGAGTATGTGCCCGGGCGCGACCTGTTTCGAGTTCTCCAACGCCTCGGATCCCTCGACCGGCGGTGCCCGTGGCGGCTGGCCACCAAGATTGTCAAGGAGGTCTGCACCGGTCTCCAATTTGCACACGACTTTCGTTCACCGGACGGACAGCCCCAGGAGATCGTCCACCGCGACGTCAGCCCGCGGAACATCATCATCACATACAACGGTGAGATCAAGCTGACTGACTTCGGGGTGGCGAGGGCGCGTGATCGTGAGGAGCACACCGAGCACGGAGTCATCAAAGGCAAGGTTCGGTACCTGAGCCCTGAGGCGGCCTACGCCAAAGAAGTGGACCGGCGTTCAGACCTGTTCTCCCTCGGGATCGTCTTCGGTGAGATGTTGCTGATGGCCCCGCTCCGTACCGGCGACAACGAAATGGCTATGCTGCTCGACATCCGCAAGGGCGAGTTTGACCGCAAGCGTTTCAACACGATTCCAAAACCCCTGCGGTCAGTTCTCGAAAGGGCTCTCGAGGTCGAACGGGACGACCGGTTCCCCACGGCGGTGGATTTTGCCGAAACCCTCGAGGCGAAGTCCGACGAAAACTCGGCACCGATGAGCGAAGCGGAGGTCGCGACCTTCATGCACTCGCTCTTCGCAGACGACATTGAACAGGAGAAGCTGAGGGACGACGAGGTTGAAAAGGAGCTGCGCAGGGTTCCTGGAGACGACGATATTCTCCAGAGGGCGGCTGCAAGTGGCACCCCCAGGGCGCCCTCGGGCTCCCTCAAGAACCCTCTCAATATCTTCGCCGCGAGGGGCGCAGGCCCGGTGGCGGTGCCCGCCGTTGATGCGGTTGACAAGAGACCCCCTCAAGCGACCAAGGAGGGGCTGCTGCACGAGAGTTCGTTGTGCAGGGTGCTGCATCAGATAGCGGATGGTTCGGTGACCGGAATCCTCGATTTTCACCGCGACCCGATCAAGAAATCGATCCAGTTCGAGAACGGAAACCCAGTGTTCGCAGACTCGAACATCGAAAGTGAGCTGTTCGGCGAGCACCTCGTCGCGCAGGGCGTTTTGTCGCGAGGTCAGCACGGCGAGACGCTTGACTTCGCGGCAAGGAAAGGGCTGCGATTCACTGAGGCGTTGCTGGCCCTCAACGCCTGCACCCCCAACGTGCTGTTTCAGCAGCTCGGGGGTCAGGTTCGCAACCGTATTCTCGATCTCTTCAGCTGGATCACGGGTTCGTTCGAGCTCTATGAAGACGCGCCGATCACACAATCAGGCCTCCCACTGAATCTCCGCACCCACACGTTGATTCACGAGGGAGTCCAGGAGCGACTCCCGCTGGTGGTCGTGCGCCGTTTCATGGAGGGCCGCACTCCTCAAACGGTACTGCGGGTACCGGGCAGCATCCCCGCGGACCTCCAGCTTTCCGGTCGACAACAGCGGATCCTGCGCACCATCGAAGCCGAAGAGACGACCGTCGAAGAATTGGTCCGGCAGGAGAAGGACGAGGAGTGGCTGCTGCGCCTCCTCTTCATGCTGCACGAGATCCAGCGCATCGTTTTCCGTGACTAA